From the genome of Natrinema marinum:
AATGTTATGATTATTTAATTTGGTCTTATATCTACGAGGGAGAATACATTCGATGAATTCCGAGAGCGGCTCCGCCGATATCGTCGCGCTCGAGGTTCTTCTACTGGACGACGATCGCCGGTTACTCGAGTCGATCCGTCGCGACGAACGCTCTGCCGAAGACGACCGTCGAGCGCCGGCTCGCGGTACCGGTCGGCGCCGGTCGAATCACGCCGTCCGTGATCAGCGAGTGAGAGGGCACATCGCTACACCGGATCGAACGTCCATTTCTGGTTGTCACCGCCCCACCAGTCGTACTGGATCACGGTGGCGCCGTCGGACGTCGAGGAGTCCTCGACGTCGGCGACCCGACCGCTGTGCTCGGCCACCAGTCGGTACGTGCCGTCGCCGTTGTCGACGACGTTCCAACGCTGACACGGGTGGCCGGAGCGTTCCCACTGCTGGACGGTCGCCCCGTTTCCGTAGTCGGCGCCGGCGACCTCGAGGTACAGGCCGCTGTTGACGTTCGTGATGTCGTAGGTGCCGTCTCGGTTCTGGGAGAGGGTCCACTGCTGGCAGGTACAGCCGGTGTCCGCGTACTGGCGGACATCGTCGCCGTTCGCTGTGCCAGCGTTGGCGACCTCGAGCAACTTCCCGCTGTTGACGTTCGCGATTCGGTAGGTACCCTCGGCGAGGGGGCCGGACACCGGTCCGCTGCAGTCGCTCGCGTTGCCGGGCCGCCCGGCCGTCGTGCTCGGCGTGTTGGTACACCCGACGACCGGCCAGTCGTCTTCCCACGTGATTCGGTCCATCATGAGGACGCGCCGCGGGACGCCGTCGACGAAGCCGCCGTCCTGTCGGTCGTACGCGTGGTAGATGGTCCACAGCGATCCGTCGTCGTAGGTGATGACGTCGCCATGACCCGGCCCGGGGAAGCGCCGATTCCCAGTCAGGATCGGCACCCCCTTGTTGTTGACGTCACGATCGAGTAGGTTCGTCCCGTTCTGGTTGTAGTAGGGACCGAAGAACGATGTCGATCGGCCGACTTCGTACTCGTAGGTGCTCGAGAGCCCGTCGCAGCAACTGCCCGTCGAGACGATGAGGTAGTGGTAGCCGTTCGCCTCGACGTGCGTCGTCCCCTCGTAGGCGTCGCCTGCCACCTGCGTCTGCGTCGACATATCGTAGCTCTGTAAGTCAGAACTCAATTCGCCGACGTAGATACCCTGAAAGCTGCCCCAGAACAGGTACGACGTGCCGTCGTGTTCGGCGAAGTACGCGTCGATGGTGCCGCCGCCCGTCTCGTTGTCGCCGATGATTTGCCCGTGGTCGGTGAACGGTCCGGTCGGCGAACTCGAGGTGGCCAGGCCGATGCCGAACTCGCCGCTCTCCCACGGCCGGGGCGACAGCGAGTAGAACAGCTTCCACTCGCCG
Proteins encoded in this window:
- a CDS encoding family 43 glycosylhydrolase, translated to MLQTIGIGALTTAGAAGMSGSVGADESATHYHNPLYEPHFPDPTIHRAPDGTYYAYGTNMNRDDGSNDSEELLIPVLSSTNLVDWTYEGEAFDSRPGWTYGSIWAPDIHYYDGEWKLFYSLSPRPWESGEFGIGLATSSSPTGPFTDHGQIIGDNETGGGTIDAYFAEHDGTSYLFWGSFQGIYVGELSSDLQSYDMSTQTQVAGDAYEGTTHVEANGYHYLIVSTGSCCDGLSSTYEYEVGRSTSFFGPYYNQNGTNLLDRDVNNKGVPILTGNRRFPGPGHGDVITYDDGSLWTIYHAYDRQDGGFVDGVPRRVLMMDRITWEDDWPVVGCTNTPSTTAGRPGNASDCSGPVSGPLAEGTYRIANVNSGKLLEVANAGTANGDDVRQYADTGCTCQQWTLSQNRDGTYDITNVNSGLYLEVAGADYGNGATVQQWERSGHPCQRWNVVDNGDGTYRLVAEHSGRVADVEDSSTSDGATVIQYDWWGGDNQKWTFDPV